One Notolabrus celidotus isolate fNotCel1 chromosome 16, fNotCel1.pri, whole genome shotgun sequence DNA window includes the following coding sequences:
- the polr2d gene encoding LOW QUALITY PROTEIN: DNA-directed RNA polymerase II subunit RPB4 (The sequence of the model RefSeq protein was modified relative to this genomic sequence to represent the inferred CDS: inserted 2 bases in 1 codon) encodes MHTYVSDTPEAYWAYIPGPSSNCFLYFHNLGQNESTEDEQEXFMKTLNYTPHFSHFKNRKTITAVRSLLLQKKLHKSELASLANLRPEAAEEAKALIPGLDGRFEDEELHQILNDIQTKRSFQDTIWTTTQTFDFASADCFSRQAQSQL; translated from the exons ATGCACACATACGTGTCTGACACACCAGAGGCCTACTGGGCTTACATCCCTGGGCCGTCTTCCAACTGCTTCCT GTATTTTCATAACCTGGGACAAAACGAGAGCACCGAGGACGAGCAGGA TTTCATGAAGACCCTTAACTACACACCCCACTTCAGCCACTTCAAGAACCGCAAGACCATCACCGCTGTGCGCAGTCTCCTCCTACAGAAGAAGCTCCACAAGTCTGAGCTGGCCAGTTTAGCAAACCTGCGTCCTGAAGCTGCAGAGGAGGCCAAAGCCCTGATCCCTGGTTTGGATGGGCGGTTTGAAGACGAGGAGCTGCATCAGATCCTCAACGACATCCAGACCAAGAGAAGCTTCCAGGACACAATCTGGACAACTacacaaacttttgactttgcCTCGGCAGACTGCTTCAGCCGGCAGGCACAGAGCCAGCTGTGA